From the Actinomycetota bacterium genome, one window contains:
- a CDS encoding fructose-bisphosphate aldolase (catalyzes the formation of glycerone phosphate and D-glyceraldehyde 3-phosphate from D-fructose 1,6-bisphosphate), translating into MGRGRDGTNYEASADLTGQANHIGVTIEADIIKQKQPESNGGYLAVGFGKTHPRVYEELT; encoded by the coding sequence ATTGGGCGTGGCAGGGATGGTACGAATTATGAGGCGTCGGCGGATCTGACCGGTCAGGCGAATCATATCGGTGTGACGATCGAGGCCGACATCATCAAGCAGAAGCAGCCTGAGTCCAATGGGGGTTACCTGGCTGTCGGTTTCGGTAAGACGCATCCCAGGGTGTATGAGGAGTTGACTA
- a CDS encoding xanthine dehydrogenase family protein subunit M, whose amino-acid sequence MYPSNFDYVAPSSLEEALSILSEDENAKVLSGGMSLIPLMKARLVRPATIVDISRIAGLDTITDEGGYIAIGAMVRHAQTAVDPLVNEHATALAQAAAATADVQVRSQGTTCGSIAHADLAADQPAAVLALGATMVAVSVRGTREIAAADFFVDTLTSALESDEILVELRVPKGGKSAYRKLGRRGGDADYPIAAAAVWVDAAGGTVADARIAVTGVSSKPYLASASAQAVVGTDGSKDAIADAASHATEGVVVLEDLYGPVDYRTHLASVYVRRALEDVLA is encoded by the coding sequence ATGTATCCATCCAATTTCGACTACGTTGCCCCGTCCTCACTGGAGGAGGCACTCTCGATACTGTCCGAGGACGAGAACGCCAAAGTTCTCAGTGGTGGCATGAGTCTCATTCCTCTCATGAAGGCCAGGCTCGTTCGCCCTGCGACGATCGTCGACATCTCGCGGATCGCCGGGTTGGACACGATCACGGATGAAGGCGGCTACATCGCGATCGGAGCGATGGTGCGTCACGCGCAGACAGCCGTCGATCCACTCGTCAACGAGCACGCGACGGCGCTGGCGCAGGCCGCCGCCGCCACGGCCGATGTTCAGGTCAGGAGTCAGGGGACAACTTGTGGATCGATCGCCCACGCGGACCTGGCCGCAGACCAACCGGCTGCCGTACTCGCGCTGGGAGCCACGATGGTTGCCGTGTCGGTACGGGGTACGAGGGAGATCGCTGCCGCGGATTTCTTCGTCGACACCTTGACTTCTGCGCTCGAGTCCGACGAGATCCTCGTCGAGCTGAGAGTCCCCAAGGGGGGCAAGTCCGCCTATCGGAAGCTCGGTAGGCGGGGAGGCGACGCGGACTATCCGATCGCGGCGGCCGCCGTGTGGGTCGACGCCGCCGGCGGTACGGTCGCCGATGCCCGGATCGCGGTGACCGGGGTCAGTTCGAAACCGTATCTCGCGTCGGCGTCGGCACAGGCCGTCGTCGGCACCGATGGGTCCAAGGATGCCATCGCCGACGCCGCCTCCCACGCAACGGAGGGCGTTGTCGTGCTCGAGGACCTGTACGGCCCGGTCGACTACCGGACGCATCTGGCGAGTGTGTACGTGCGCCGAGCACTGGAGGACGTGCTCGCGTAG
- a CDS encoding SagB/ThcOx family dehydrogenase — protein MTERIDLPPPAVAGGASLTDALSRRRSVREYVRTPLDMADISLLLWAAQGVTSSAGQRSAPSAGALYPLEVYLVTGRGRYHYDPYRHRLEVLGKEDLRRELSRAANSQQAVEEAAAIFVFAAVYSRTRRKYGDRAERYVKFEVGHAAQNLLLQAASLGLGAVPVGAFDDGQVQAILGLPGDHEPLYLVPVGHPAK, from the coding sequence GTGACCGAGCGAATCGATCTTCCACCGCCCGCAGTGGCCGGCGGAGCCTCACTGACGGACGCGTTGTCGCGACGTCGCTCAGTTCGCGAGTACGTGCGGACACCCCTCGACATGGCGGACATATCCTTGCTCCTGTGGGCGGCGCAGGGTGTCACCTCGAGTGCCGGTCAACGCAGCGCGCCTTCGGCCGGCGCCTTGTATCCGTTGGAGGTTTACCTGGTCACTGGCCGTGGCCGGTACCACTACGATCCGTACCGACATCGGCTCGAGGTCCTCGGCAAGGAGGATCTGCGAAGGGAACTGTCCCGGGCGGCCAACTCGCAGCAGGCCGTGGAGGAGGCGGCTGCGATCTTCGTCTTTGCTGCGGTCTACTCCCGCACCAGGCGGAAGTATGGTGATCGAGCCGAGCGGTATGTGAAGTTCGAAGTCGGACATGCCGCCCAGAATCTCCTGTTGCAGGCCGCCTCTCTTGGTCTGGGAGCGGTGCCGGTCGGTGCTTTTGACGATGGTCAAGTGCAGGCGATACTGGGGCTTCCGGGCGACCACGAACCGTTGTATCTCGTTCCGGTCGGGCATCCGGCGAAGTAG